Proteins encoded together in one Amblyomma americanum isolate KBUSLIRL-KWMA chromosome 1, ASM5285725v1, whole genome shotgun sequence window:
- the LOC144114868 gene encoding antimicrobial peptide microplusin-like, which produces MNAFLVCALLVAFTAVSFAHHLELCDKTEGQLKSELQCIRRSISAVANQSFNNAATTLGCQDSACVIRKLCVGNDLEKAMAKHFARSQITEIHNAATACDPSAGHHH; this is translated from the exons ATGAACGCATTCTTGGTCTGTGCGCTGCTCGTTGCTTTCACTGCCGTGAGCTTTGCTCACCATTTGGAGCTGTGTG ATAAGACCGAGGGGCAGCTCAAGAGTGAACTGCAGTGCATACGGCGCTCCATCTCGGCAGTG GCGAACCAAAGCTTCAACAACGCGGCCACGACTCTTGGCTGTCAGGACAGCGCATGTGTCATCCGAAAGCTGTGCGTCGGAAACGACCTG GAAAAAGCCATGGCCAAGCATTTTGCG AGGTCTCAAATCACAGAGATTCACAACGCTGCAACTGCCTGCGACCCAAGCGCGGGTCACCACCACTGA
- the LOC144096222 gene encoding antimicrobial peptide microplusin-like, protein MEDKNSVQLKSELQCIRRSISTAANRSFDNAVRNLGCQDSACVIRNLWVGNDLEKAMAKHFTRSEITEAHNAATACDPSAGHHH, encoded by the exons ATGGAAG ataAAAACAGCGTGCAGCTCAAGAGCGAACTCCAATGCATTCGGCGCTCAATCTCGACAGCT GCCAACCGAAGTTTCGACAACGCGGTCAGAAATCTCGGCTGCCAAGACAGCGCATGCGTCATCCGAAATCTGTGGGTTGGAAACGACCTG GAAAAAGCCATGGCAAAGCATTTTACG AGGAGTGAAATAACGGAAGCCCACAACGCAGCCACTGCTTGCGATCCCAGCGCTGGTCACCACCACTGA